One segment of Salvelinus fontinalis isolate EN_2023a chromosome 42, ASM2944872v1, whole genome shotgun sequence DNA contains the following:
- the LOC129840913 gene encoding LON peptidase N-terminal domain and RING finger protein 1-like isoform X2 — protein MPIIYPTMSVQHPEGEDPVEERKGFFIEPEYDCNEEQDNVDNHILILQKADALASENRLKEAIYVYSVALRYGSVGPEQMCTLVDCILRNFKRKLGTDEAPSERTPHLIANAVEEDVFDCPKCHRFLGEPVTMGCGHSYCKRCLQHQLLSKCKLCSEVGGRPTELKTNVILFGLLEKWFPEELKRSRAISEIEDLSRRKHFEEAVSLATDVIESDPGDEAVRWSRVKAYSGLLQYRLALEDAELCLSSTHSAEGFYWKAKVLQDMGQVDDSLQVFLHCLALDEDFTLAKREVENILCDLLSPAGENVKVGLRETAQSTSPHLRRKILVADAEARAQQHQAEAKHSALHQVQARTSSAQPSTDAQHEPGRSGSLERSGLSRAHSMRAHGPGLGSVDEGLKRVCSAPQLGDQEKGMLLKRKLTFSGGGPHVVYSHGSKHKKQGVACGASSQGASTRAHRVVPRDLLDPNDLECSLCIRLFYEPVTTPCGHTFCKNCLERCLDHTPQCPLCKESLKEYLAARKYTVTSVLDRVIKQYLSKEQLERQKTHLEETQELADLMKKVPIFVCTMAYPTVPCPLHVFEPRYRLMIRRCMETGTRQFGMCINDAQKGFVDYGCMLIIRSVHFLPDGRSVVDTIGGKRFRVLTRGMKDGYCIADIKYLEDTRVSDSEELTQLQQLHDAVYEQARTWFQNLKNRFSNQILQHFGAMPEREPDIQATPNGPACCWWLLAVLPIDPRYQLSVLSMTTLRERLVKIQHILSYLQSIPNE, from the exons ATGCCGATCATCTATCCTACAATGTCGGTCCAACACCCCGAAGGAGAGGACCCCGTCGAAGAAAGAAAAGGATTCTTCATTGAACCAGAATACGACTGCAACGAGGAGCAGGACAATGTAGACAACCACATACTTATTTTACAAAAAGCCGACGCACTGGCATCAGAAAACCGTCTCAAAGAAGCCATCTATGTTTACTCGGTGGCCTTGAGATATGGCTCTGTAGGGCCGGAGCAGATGTGCACTTTAGTGGATTGTATTCTGCGCAACTTTAAGAGAAAGCTGGGAACGGATGAGGCGCCTTCGGAACGAACGCCACATCTTATTGCTAACGCCGTGGAGGAGGACGTTTTTGACTGCCCGAAGTGTCATAGATTTCTAGGCGAGCCCGTGACTATGGGCTGTGGACATTCGTACTGTAAAAGATGTTTACAACACCAGCTGCTCTCTAAATGCAAGCTGTGTAGCGAGGTAGGAGGCAGGCCGACGGAGCTTAAAACGAATGTGATTCTATTCGGACTTTTGGAAAAGTGGTTTCCCGAGGAGCTGAAAAGGTCTAGAGCTATTAGTGAAATTGAAGACCTGTCTAGAAGGAAACATTTCGAGGAGGCCGTATCACTAGCGACAGATGTGATTGAATCTG ATCCTGGGGATGAGGCGGTGCGGTGGTCACGGGTCAAGGCCTACTCGGGGCTCCTGCAGTACCGATTGGCCCTGGAGGACGCTGAACTCTGTCTTAGCTCCACCCACTCTGCAGAG ggttTCTACTGGAAGGCCAAGGTGCTCCAGGACATGGGCCAGGTTGACGACTCGTTGCAGGTTTTCCTCCACTGTCTGGCCCTGGACGAGGACTTCACCCTGGCCAAACGAGAGGTGGAAAAT ATACTGTGTGACCTGCTGTCTCCGGCCGGCGAGAACGTGAAGGTGGGCCTGAGGGAGACGGCGCAGAGCACATCGCCTCACCTGCGTCGTAAGATTTTGGTAGCGGATGCCGAGGCCAGAGCCCAACAGCATCAGGCCGAAGCCAAGCACTCTGCCCTGCACCAAGTCCAGGCTCGCACCTCCTCGGCACAGCCTAGCACCGACGCACAGCACGAG CCAGGTCGCTCAGGGAGCCTGGAGCGTTCGGGCCTCAGCCGCGCTCACTCGATGCGAGCCCACGGGCCGGGTCTGGGCAGCGTGGACGAGGGTCTTAAACGTGTCTGCTCCGCACCCCAGCTGGGAGACCAGGAGAAAGGCATGCTGCTGAAGCGGAAGCTGACTTTCTCCGGGGGTGGACCCCACGTCGTCTACAGCCACGGGAGCAAGCATAAGAAACAAGGAG TGGCCTGTGGTGCGTCGAGCCAGGGAGCCTCGACCCGAGCTCACAGAGTCGTACCCAGAGACCTACTGGACCCCAACGACCTGGAGTGTTCCCTCTGCATTAGATTGTTCTACGAGCCAGTGACCACGCCGTGCGGTCACACCTTCTGTAAAAACTGTCTGGAGCGCTGTCTGGACCACACTCCCCAGTGTCCTCTCTGCAAGGAGAGCCTCAAAGAG tATCTGGCAGCCAGGAAGTACACAGTCACCAGTGTGCTGGACCGAGTGATAAAGCAGTACCTGTCTAAGGAGCAGTTGGAACGGCAGAAGACTCACCTGGAGGAGACCCAAGAGCTCGCAGA CCTGATGAAGAAGGTCCCCATCTTTGTGTGCACCATGGCCTACCCGACCGTGCCTTGTCCCCTGCACGTCTTCGAACCGCGATACCGTCTCATGATCCGCCGCTGCATGGAGACAGGCACGCGCCAGTTTGGGATGTGCATCAACGACGCTCAGAAAGG ATTTGTGGACTACGGCTGTATGCTGATCATCCGGAGTGTCCACTTCCTCCCAGACGGGCGTTCCGTGGTGGACACCATCGGAGGGAAGAGGTTCCGGGTGCTGACCCGCGGGATGAAGGACGGGTACTGCATCGCCGACATCAAGTACCTGGAGGATACCAGG gtgAGCGACAGCGAGGAGTTGACACAGCTGCAGCAGCTGCACGACGCCGTGTACGAGCAAGCGCGCACCTGGTTCCAGAACCTCAAGAACCGCTTCAGCAACCAGATCCTTCAGCACTTTGGCGCCATGCCCGAGAGAGAGCCCGACATCCAG gCGACTCCCAACGGTCCGGCTTGCTGCTGGTGGCTGCTGGCCGTGCTGCCCATCGACCCTCGCTACCAGCTGTCGGTGCTTTCCATGACCACGCTGCGCGAACGCCTGGTCAAGATCCAGCACATCCTCTCCTACCTGCAGAGCATCCCCAACGAGTAG
- the LOC129840913 gene encoding LON peptidase N-terminal domain and RING finger protein 1-like isoform X1, whose translation MPIIYPTMSVQHPEGEDPVEERKGFFIEPEYDCNEEQDNVDNHILILQKADALASENRLKEAIYVYSVALRYGSVGPEQMCTLVDCILRNFKRKLGTDEAPSERTPHLIANAVEEDVFDCPKCHRFLGEPVTMGCGHSYCKRCLQHQLLSKCKLCSEVGGRPTELKTNVILFGLLEKWFPEELKRSRAISEIEDLSRRKHFEEAVSLATDVIESDPGDEAVRWSRVKAYSGLLQYRLALEDAELCLSSTHSAEGFYWKAKVLQDMGQVDDSLQVFLHCLALDEDFTLAKREVENILCDLLSPAGENVKVGLRETAQSTSPHLRRKILVADAEARAQQHQAEAKHSALHQVQARTSSAQPSTDAQHEKPGRSGSLERSGLSRAHSMRAHGPGLGSVDEGLKRVCSAPQLGDQEKGMLLKRKLTFSGGGPHVVYSHGSKHKKQGVACGASSQGASTRAHRVVPRDLLDPNDLECSLCIRLFYEPVTTPCGHTFCKNCLERCLDHTPQCPLCKESLKEYLAARKYTVTSVLDRVIKQYLSKEQLERQKTHLEETQELADLMKKVPIFVCTMAYPTVPCPLHVFEPRYRLMIRRCMETGTRQFGMCINDAQKGFVDYGCMLIIRSVHFLPDGRSVVDTIGGKRFRVLTRGMKDGYCIADIKYLEDTRVSDSEELTQLQQLHDAVYEQARTWFQNLKNRFSNQILQHFGAMPEREPDIQATPNGPACCWWLLAVLPIDPRYQLSVLSMTTLRERLVKIQHILSYLQSIPNE comes from the exons ATGCCGATCATCTATCCTACAATGTCGGTCCAACACCCCGAAGGAGAGGACCCCGTCGAAGAAAGAAAAGGATTCTTCATTGAACCAGAATACGACTGCAACGAGGAGCAGGACAATGTAGACAACCACATACTTATTTTACAAAAAGCCGACGCACTGGCATCAGAAAACCGTCTCAAAGAAGCCATCTATGTTTACTCGGTGGCCTTGAGATATGGCTCTGTAGGGCCGGAGCAGATGTGCACTTTAGTGGATTGTATTCTGCGCAACTTTAAGAGAAAGCTGGGAACGGATGAGGCGCCTTCGGAACGAACGCCACATCTTATTGCTAACGCCGTGGAGGAGGACGTTTTTGACTGCCCGAAGTGTCATAGATTTCTAGGCGAGCCCGTGACTATGGGCTGTGGACATTCGTACTGTAAAAGATGTTTACAACACCAGCTGCTCTCTAAATGCAAGCTGTGTAGCGAGGTAGGAGGCAGGCCGACGGAGCTTAAAACGAATGTGATTCTATTCGGACTTTTGGAAAAGTGGTTTCCCGAGGAGCTGAAAAGGTCTAGAGCTATTAGTGAAATTGAAGACCTGTCTAGAAGGAAACATTTCGAGGAGGCCGTATCACTAGCGACAGATGTGATTGAATCTG ATCCTGGGGATGAGGCGGTGCGGTGGTCACGGGTCAAGGCCTACTCGGGGCTCCTGCAGTACCGATTGGCCCTGGAGGACGCTGAACTCTGTCTTAGCTCCACCCACTCTGCAGAG ggttTCTACTGGAAGGCCAAGGTGCTCCAGGACATGGGCCAGGTTGACGACTCGTTGCAGGTTTTCCTCCACTGTCTGGCCCTGGACGAGGACTTCACCCTGGCCAAACGAGAGGTGGAAAAT ATACTGTGTGACCTGCTGTCTCCGGCCGGCGAGAACGTGAAGGTGGGCCTGAGGGAGACGGCGCAGAGCACATCGCCTCACCTGCGTCGTAAGATTTTGGTAGCGGATGCCGAGGCCAGAGCCCAACAGCATCAGGCCGAAGCCAAGCACTCTGCCCTGCACCAAGTCCAGGCTCGCACCTCCTCGGCACAGCCTAGCACCGACGCACAGCACGAG AAGCCAGGTCGCTCAGGGAGCCTGGAGCGTTCGGGCCTCAGCCGCGCTCACTCGATGCGAGCCCACGGGCCGGGTCTGGGCAGCGTGGACGAGGGTCTTAAACGTGTCTGCTCCGCACCCCAGCTGGGAGACCAGGAGAAAGGCATGCTGCTGAAGCGGAAGCTGACTTTCTCCGGGGGTGGACCCCACGTCGTCTACAGCCACGGGAGCAAGCATAAGAAACAAGGAG TGGCCTGTGGTGCGTCGAGCCAGGGAGCCTCGACCCGAGCTCACAGAGTCGTACCCAGAGACCTACTGGACCCCAACGACCTGGAGTGTTCCCTCTGCATTAGATTGTTCTACGAGCCAGTGACCACGCCGTGCGGTCACACCTTCTGTAAAAACTGTCTGGAGCGCTGTCTGGACCACACTCCCCAGTGTCCTCTCTGCAAGGAGAGCCTCAAAGAG tATCTGGCAGCCAGGAAGTACACAGTCACCAGTGTGCTGGACCGAGTGATAAAGCAGTACCTGTCTAAGGAGCAGTTGGAACGGCAGAAGACTCACCTGGAGGAGACCCAAGAGCTCGCAGA CCTGATGAAGAAGGTCCCCATCTTTGTGTGCACCATGGCCTACCCGACCGTGCCTTGTCCCCTGCACGTCTTCGAACCGCGATACCGTCTCATGATCCGCCGCTGCATGGAGACAGGCACGCGCCAGTTTGGGATGTGCATCAACGACGCTCAGAAAGG ATTTGTGGACTACGGCTGTATGCTGATCATCCGGAGTGTCCACTTCCTCCCAGACGGGCGTTCCGTGGTGGACACCATCGGAGGGAAGAGGTTCCGGGTGCTGACCCGCGGGATGAAGGACGGGTACTGCATCGCCGACATCAAGTACCTGGAGGATACCAGG gtgAGCGACAGCGAGGAGTTGACACAGCTGCAGCAGCTGCACGACGCCGTGTACGAGCAAGCGCGCACCTGGTTCCAGAACCTCAAGAACCGCTTCAGCAACCAGATCCTTCAGCACTTTGGCGCCATGCCCGAGAGAGAGCCCGACATCCAG gCGACTCCCAACGGTCCGGCTTGCTGCTGGTGGCTGCTGGCCGTGCTGCCCATCGACCCTCGCTACCAGCTGTCGGTGCTTTCCATGACCACGCTGCGCGAACGCCTGGTCAAGATCCAGCACATCCTCTCCTACCTGCAGAGCATCCCCAACGAGTAG